From Scleropages formosus chromosome 9, fSclFor1.1, whole genome shotgun sequence, one genomic window encodes:
- the babam1 gene encoding BRISC and BRCA1-A complex member 1 isoform X2 gives METSDPGPADGEERLIMELRPRTRSNPEGAEDRSVSNSAPQPAVGSRSEGEGEASSSDSPVSSAAITATAPAVAPAASTTSVPTVASPASAVKERPKPALPLQSQALTQPPVADLQLRAPRVNCPEKVIICLDLSEEMSLQKLESFNGSKTNALNISQKMIEMFVRTKHRIDKRHEFALVVVNDDAMWLSGFTSDPRELCSCLYDLDTNACESFNLEDLLNLILQKTELPLMENIQTIPPPFVKMLQSPYFFFDVIYLHNGVDEHGDEGSWKDIYASFGNLDSKGMCYRFEVSLCGPAIELHNCMAKLLSHPLQRPFQSHASYRLLEGDEPQEIEATV, from the exons ATGGAGACCTCAGACCCTGGCCCTGCTGATGGAGAGGAACGCCTGATCATGGAACTAAGACCAAGAACCCGTTCGAACCCAGAAGGGGCTGAAGACCGAAGCGTCAGCAACAGTGCGCCCCAGCCCGCCGTGGGCAGCCGTAGTGAGGGCGAAGGAGAGGCCTCCAGTAGCGACAGCCCAGTCAGCTCTGCCGCAATCACAGCCACAGCTCCGGCAGTTGCTCCTGCTGCCTCCACCACCAGTGTGCCCACAGTGGCCTCTCCAGCATCAGCTGTGAAAGAGAGGCCAAAGCCTGCGCTACCTCTCCAAAGTCAGGCACTAACTCAGCCCCCGGTTGCAGACCTCCAGTTGAGAGCTCCCCGGGTTAACTGCCCAGAGAAAGTG ATAATTTGTCTGGACCTATCAGAAGAGATGTCCTTGCAGAAGCTGGAGTCCTTCAATGG ATCAAAAACAAATGCACTCAACATCTCACAGAAGATGATCGAGATGTTTGTAAGAACGAAGCACAGAATTGATAAGCGCCATGAATTCGCCCTGGTTGTTGTCAACGATGATGCCATGTGG CTTTCAGGGTTCACCTCAGACCCCAGGGAGCTCTGCAGCTGCCTGTATGACCTGGACACAAATGCCTGTGAATCCTTCA ACCTCGAAGATCTTTTAAATCTTAT CCTGCAGAAAACAGAGCTACCGCTAATGGAGAATATTCAGACCATCCCTCCTCCATTTGTG AAGATGCTGCAGTCCCCTTACTTCTTCTTTGACGTTATTTATCTGCACAATGGAGTCGATGAGCATGGAGATGAGGGAAGTTGGAAG GACATTTATGCGTCCTTTGGGAACCTGGACTCAAAAGGCATGTGTTACCGGTTTGAGGTATCCTTGTGTGGCCCAGCCATTGAGCTGCACAACTGCATGGCCAAGCTTCTGTCCCACCCCCTACAGAGGCCTTTCCAAAGCCATGCCTCCTATAGGCTGCTCGAAGGGGATGAGCCTCAGGAGATTGAAGCCACTGTCTGA
- the babam1 gene encoding BRISC and BRCA1-A complex member 1 isoform X1 — protein METSDPGPADGEERLIMELRPRTRSNPEGAEDRSVSNSAPQPAVGSRSEGEGEASSSDSPVSSAAITATAPAVAPAASTTSVPTVASPASAVKERPKPALPLQSQALTQPPVADLQLRAPRVNCPEKVIICLDLSEEMSLQKLESFNGSKTNALNISQKMIEMFVRTKHRIDKRHEFALVVVNDDAMWLSGFTSDPRELCSCLYDLDTNACESFNLEDLLNLILQKTELPLMENIQTIPPPFVVRTLLIYSRHAGQLHFNPSEAVSKMLQSPYFFFDVIYLHNGVDEHGDEGSWKDIYASFGNLDSKGMCYRFEVSLCGPAIELHNCMAKLLSHPLQRPFQSHASYRLLEGDEPQEIEATV, from the exons ATGGAGACCTCAGACCCTGGCCCTGCTGATGGAGAGGAACGCCTGATCATGGAACTAAGACCAAGAACCCGTTCGAACCCAGAAGGGGCTGAAGACCGAAGCGTCAGCAACAGTGCGCCCCAGCCCGCCGTGGGCAGCCGTAGTGAGGGCGAAGGAGAGGCCTCCAGTAGCGACAGCCCAGTCAGCTCTGCCGCAATCACAGCCACAGCTCCGGCAGTTGCTCCTGCTGCCTCCACCACCAGTGTGCCCACAGTGGCCTCTCCAGCATCAGCTGTGAAAGAGAGGCCAAAGCCTGCGCTACCTCTCCAAAGTCAGGCACTAACTCAGCCCCCGGTTGCAGACCTCCAGTTGAGAGCTCCCCGGGTTAACTGCCCAGAGAAAGTG ATAATTTGTCTGGACCTATCAGAAGAGATGTCCTTGCAGAAGCTGGAGTCCTTCAATGG ATCAAAAACAAATGCACTCAACATCTCACAGAAGATGATCGAGATGTTTGTAAGAACGAAGCACAGAATTGATAAGCGCCATGAATTCGCCCTGGTTGTTGTCAACGATGATGCCATGTGG CTTTCAGGGTTCACCTCAGACCCCAGGGAGCTCTGCAGCTGCCTGTATGACCTGGACACAAATGCCTGTGAATCCTTCA ACCTCGAAGATCTTTTAAATCTTAT CCTGCAGAAAACAGAGCTACCGCTAATGGAGAATATTCAGACCATCCCTCCTCCATTTGTGGTGCGGACTCTTCTCATTTACAGCAGACACGCAGGGCAGCTGCACTTCAACCCCTCAGAAGCTGTCAGT AAGATGCTGCAGTCCCCTTACTTCTTCTTTGACGTTATTTATCTGCACAATGGAGTCGATGAGCATGGAGATGAGGGAAGTTGGAAG GACATTTATGCGTCCTTTGGGAACCTGGACTCAAAAGGCATGTGTTACCGGTTTGAGGTATCCTTGTGTGGCCCAGCCATTGAGCTGCACAACTGCATGGCCAAGCTTCTGTCCCACCCCCTACAGAGGCCTTTCCAAAGCCATGCCTCCTATAGGCTGCTCGAAGGGGATGAGCCTCAGGAGATTGAAGCCACTGTCTGA